One genomic region from Leguminivora glycinivorella isolate SPB_JAAS2020 chromosome 8, LegGlyc_1.1, whole genome shotgun sequence encodes:
- the LOC125228801 gene encoding leucine--tRNA ligase, cytoplasmic, which yields MATLDRKGTFKVEYLQEIEKQVQERWEAEKIFEVEAPTDGQPHEKFMCTFPFPYMNGRLHLGHTFSLSKCEFATRYYRLKGKMVLFPFGFHCTGMPIKACADKLKREMELFGCPPVFPEEEEVTVKEETDLVPKDKSKGKKSKAVAKTGSAKYQWQIMRSLGVPEDEIKLFADEHYWLDYFPPRAVNDLKRMGIHVDWRRKFITTDANPFFDSFVQWQFHHLRERNKIKYGKRHTIFSPLDKQPCMDHDRSAGEGAGPQEYTLVKMEVLEPLPEIFKSFKGKKVSLVAATLRPETMYGQTNCWVHPDIKYIAFETVKDGVFVCTRRAARNMAYQGFTKKDGDFQVLKEIAGQELLGVALKSPLTNYNKIYALPMLTIKEDKGTGIVTSVPSDSPDDYAALVDLQKKPAFREKYGIADDMVLPFKPVPILEIPEIGNLAAVTMYEKLKIQSQNDKDKLAEAKELVYLKGFYDGVLLVGDYAGQKIQDVKKLLQNKLVEEKGAVVYFEPEKTIISRSGDECVVALCDQWYLDYGNEEWKAQAERALTGVNTYHDEVRKNFQATLRWLHEYACSRTYGLGTKLPWDQQWLIESLSDSTIYNAYYTVAHYLQGGSFRGDAPNALQIAPEQMTIEVWNYIFFKDAPFPKHSKIPKKSLDLMKQSFNFWYPVDVRVSGKDLIQNHLTYYIYNHCAIWPSEEDKWPKGIRANGHLMLNSAKMSKSDGNFLTLSESIEKFSADGMRLTLADSGDSVEDANFVESTADAAILRLYTFIEWVKEMMAAKSTLRTGEYNFHDKVFISEMNTKIKQTDESYDKMLFKEALKTGVFELQAARDKYRELCADCSLHAELVTRYIDTQARLLAPVCPHVAEHVWRLLGHTTSILHARWPVAGDVDEAAVKASNYLMEATHSFRVYLKNHCAVKKPKKGEAPKPERKPDTAVIWVAKEYPRWQHIILTTLKELYGPSGLPDNKVISSKLGALPELKKYMKRVMPFVQMTREHVERIGLDALSVGLPFDEMAVLKDNRQYLLNTLDLDNLEVKYTEDPSAPEKTREDCAPGLPHISFSATPAVPVTVVNPQPMSGLFTAHVALADQDTVDKIKAKLAKEVKAIKG from the exons atg GCAACACTGGATCGGAAAGGGACCTTTAAGGTGGAATACCTTCAGGAAATAGAGAAGCAGGTTCAAGAAAGATGGGAAGCAGAGAAAATCTTTGAGGTTGAGGCGCCTACTGATGGTCAGCCTCACGAGAAGTTTATGTGCACTTTCCCCTTCCCATATATGAATGGCAGACTGCATTTAGGGCATACTTTTTCACTTTCCAAATGCGAG TTTGCAACAAGATACTACAGACTGAAAGGAAAAATGGTGCTATTCCCTTTTGGCTTCCACTGCACTGGCATGCCAATCAAAGCATGTGCTGATAAGCTGAAGAGAGAGATGGAACTATTCGGCTGTCCTCCTGTTTTCCCAGAGGAGGAAGAGGTCACTGTGAAAGAGGAGACTGATTTAGTACCAAAAGACAagagcaaaggaaaaaaaagtaagGCTGTAGCTAAAACTGGCTCTGCCAAGTATCAGTGGCAAATCATGAGGAGTCTGGGGGTGCCAGAGGACGAGATCAAGCTGTTTGCTGATGAACATTACTGGCTGGATTATTTCCCGCCGCGGGCTGTGAACGATCTGAAGAGGATGGGTATACAT GTGGACTGGCGCCGCAAGTTCATCACGACGGACGCGAATCCGTTCTTCGACTCATTCGTCCAATGGCAGTTCCACCACCTGCGCGAACGGAACAAGATCAAGTACGGCAAGCGGCACACGATCTTCTCGCCGCTGGACAAGCAGCCGTGCATGGACCACGACCGCAGCGCGGGCGAGGGCGCCGGCCCGCAGGAGTACACGCTCGTTAAAATGGAGGTGCTCGAACCGCTGCCGGAGATCTTTAA GTCTTTCAAGGGTAAGAAAGTTAGCTTAGTAGCGGCAACTCTACGGCCAGAGACCATGTACGGGCAGACAAACTGCTGGGTTCATCCCGACATCAAGTACATAGCGTTCGAGACCGTCAAGGACGGTGTATTCGTGTGCACGCGCCGCGCCGCCAGGAACATGGCCTACCAGGGCTTCACCAAGAAAGATGGAGATTTCCAGGTCCTTAAGGAAATCGCCGGTCAGGAGCTACTCGGTGTAGCCCTCAAATCACCGTTGACGAACTATAACAAGATCTACGCTCTGCCGATGTTGACGATCAAAGAGGACAAAGGTACCGGCATCGTCACGAGCGTGCCCTCAGACTCTCCTGACGATTACGCCGCTTTAGTCGACCTGCAGAAAAAACCCGCCTTCCGGGAAAAATACGGTATCGCAGACGACATGGTCCTTCCCTTCAAGCCGGTGCCGATCCTCGAAATCCCGGAAATCGGTAATCTAGCCGCCGTGACTATGTATGAGAAGCTCAAAATCCAAAGTCAAAACGACAAAGATAAGCTTGCAGAGGCTAAGGAGTTGGTGTACCTGAAAGGTTTCTATGATGGTGTTTTGCTTGTTGGGGATTACGCCGGACAAAAAATTCAGGATGTGAAAAAACTTCTGCAGAATAAGCTTGTAGAGGAAAAGGGCGCGGTAGTTTATTTCGAGCCTGAGAAAACTATAATATCTCGGTCGGGAGACGAGTGCGTGGTGGCTCTGTGCGACCAGTGGTACTTAGACTACGGGAACGAGGAGTGGAAGGCGCAGGCAGAGCGCGCGCTGACCGGCGTCAACACCTACCACGATGAAGTGCGCAAGAACTTCCAGGCCACGCTGAGGTGGCTACACGAGTATGCCTGCTCAAGGACGTACGGACTGG GTACAAAACTGCCATGGGACCAGCAATGGCTGATCGAGTCCCTATCCGACTCGACGATCTACAACGCGTACTACACAGTAGCGCACTACCTGCAAGGCGGCTCGTTCCGCGGCGACGCGCCCAACGCGCTGCAGATCGCGCCGGAGCAGATGACGATCGAGGTCTGGAACTACATCTTCTTTAAGGACGCTCCGTTCCCTAAGCACTCTAAAATACCGAAGAAGTCGCTGGATCTGATGAAGCAGTCTTTCAACTTTTG GTACCCAGTCGACGTAAGAGTATCTGGCAAAGACTTGATCCAAAACCACTTAACCTACTACATCTACAACCACTGCGCGATCTGGCCAAGCGAGGAGGACAAGTGGCCTAAAGGCATCCGAGCCAACGGCCATTTAATGTTGAACTCCGCTAAGATGTCCAAGAGCGATGGGAACTTCTTAACTCTGTCGGAGAGTATTGAGAAGTTTAGCGCGGACGGCATGAGACTGACCCTGGCGGACTCTGGGGATTCCGTGGAGGATGCCAACTTTGTGGAGAGCACGGCGGACGCCGCCATTTTGAGACTGTACACGTTTATTGAGTGGGTGAAGGAAATGATGGCTGCGAAATCGACATTGAGAACAG GGGAATACAATTTCCACGATAAAGTGTTTATAAGCGAGATGAACACTAAAATCAAGCAGACTGATGAAAGCTACGACAAGATGTTGTTCAAG GAAGCGCTGAAGACAGGCGTGTTCGAGCTGCAGGCGGCGCGTGACAAGTACCGCGAGCTGTGCGCGGACTGCAGCTTGCACGCGGAGCTGGTCACCCGCTACATCGACACACAGGCGCGCCTGCTCGCGCCCGTGTGCCCGCACGTGGCCGAGCACGTGTGGCGGCTGCTGGGGCAC ACAACCAGCATCCTGCACGCCCGCTGGCCGGTGGCCGGCGATGTGGACGAGGCGGCCGTGAAGGCGAGCAACTACCTCATGGAGGCCACGCACTCCTTCCGCGTCTACCTGAAGAACCACTGCGCTGTCAAGAAACCGAAGAAGGGAGAAGCGCCCAAGCCTGAGCGGAAACCGGACACTGCTGTTATCTGGGTCGCTAAAGAGTACCCGCGGTGGCAACACATCATTCTAACTACGCTGAAGGAGCTATATGGG CCCTCAGGCCTCCCGGACAACAAGGTGATCTCCAGCAAGCTCGGTGCCCTCCCTGAGCTGAAGAAGTACATGAAGCGGGTGATGCCCTTCGTGCAGATGACGCGCGAGCACGTGGAGCGCATCGGGCTGGACGCGCTGTCCGTCGGCCTGCCGTTCGACGAGATGGCCGTGCTCAAGGACAACCGGCAGTATCTGCTCAACACTTTAGAT CTGGATAACCTCGAAGTAAAGTACACCGAGGACCCGAGCGCGCCGGAGAAGACGCGCGAGGACTGCGCGCCCGGCTTGCCTCATATATCGTTCAGTGCCACACCAGCAGTGCCCGTGACCGTTGTCAACCCGCAGCCAATGAGCGGCCTCTTCACGGCGCACGTGGCGCTCGCGGATCAGGACACGGTTGACAAGATCAAGGCGAAGCTTGCCAAGGAAGTCAAGGCTATCAAAGGTTAG
- the LOC125229187 gene encoding uncharacterized protein LOC125229187 isoform X1, translated as MKPSPNRAIQVECVDPPLDLRRQLLADRFLFGISALSSHPLLPKLRLLQLYGSSKAYWRNKDQPNLVNSLVKIAALKPPIMKSSTLPIYSVPFEALTHVPKVVTNIGIDKGSPSANSTFSKFVHSYYSGHRLFFTDASKLSDQGCVGAAFLISNSDILAKFKLPPEASVFSGECLALLKALEYIFVHKLPKCVIFSDCLSAIQSIMLRPFKNFARSYLICQLKNKIFECHSAGLEIVFVWIPSHSGIVGNEKADIAAKEAVLDGDDSFFKIYSPDILNIPFEFMKKKWATRWTRAKKCFFSEIQPSIPSRPWFFKNRSLSKRHTSIIIRLRLGRVCSSEQLHSFKMKDSPICDCGTEVGITQSIFLLYVYFLSSCRVKFDTRFWQNCA; from the exons ATGAAGCCTTCCCCAAACAGAGCTATCCAGGTTGAATGTGTGGATCCTCCGTTGGATTTAAGACGGCAACTTCTTGCAGACCGCTTTTTATTTGGTATCTCTGCACTATCTTCTCATCCTCTTCTCCCAAAACTGCGTCTTCTTCAATTATATGGGTCAAGCAAAGCATACTGGCGTAATAAAGATCAACCCAATTTGGTTAATAGTCTAGTGAAAATAGCAGCTCTTAAACCCCCTATTATGAAATCTTCTACTCTACCTATTTATTCTGTTCCTTTCGAGGCTCTTACGCATGTACCCAAAGTCGTAACTaatattggcatagataaaggGTCTCCTTCTGCTAATTCGACTTTCTCTAAGTTTGTTCACTCATACTATTCAGGTCATCGGCTCTTTTTTACTGATGCATCTAAATTATCGGATCAGGGTTGTGTAGGGGCAGCTTTTCTCATATCAAACTCGGATATCTTAGCAAAATTTAAACTTCCTCCTGAAGCGTCAGTATTTTCTGGTGAATGCTTGGCCCTCTTAAAAGCTCTAGAATATATCTTTGTCCATAAGTTGCCAAAATGCGTAATTTTTTCTGACTGTCTCAGTGCAATTCAGTCTATTATGTTACGCCCTTTCAAGAATTTCGCACGTAGCTATCTTATTTGTCaactaaaaaacaaaatttttgaaTGCCATTCTGCTGGCTTAGAGATAGTATTTGTTTGGATCCCTAGTCACTCGGGCATAGTAGGTAATGAGAAGGCGGACATAGCCGCCAAAGAAGCTGTTCTTGATGGGGATGACTccttttttaaaatatattcgcCTGATATCCTGAACATCCCCTTCGAGTTCATGAAGAAAAAATGGGCTACCCGATGGACCCGTGCTAAGAAATGCTTCTTTTCTGAAATTCAGCCATCTATCCCATCCCGTCCatggtttttcaaaaatagatcTCTTTCTAAAAGACACACTAGCATTATTATTAGACTCAGATTAGGTCGTGTTTGTTCGTCCGAGCAATTACATAGTTTTAAAATGAAAGATTCTCCTATATGCGACTGTGGTACTGAAGTTG GTATTACCCAGTCTATCTTTTTGCTCTATGTTTATTTTCTATCCTCATGCCGTGTGAAGTTCGATACTCGTTTTTGGCAGAATTGTGCTTAA
- the LOC125229187 gene encoding uncharacterized protein LOC125229187 isoform X2 has product MKPSPNRAIQVECVDPPLDLRRQLLADRFLFGISALSSHPLLPKLRLLQLYGSSKAYWRNKDQPNLVNSLVKIAALKPPIMKSSTLPIYSVPFEALTHVPKVVTNIGIDKGSPSANSTFSKFVHSYYSGHRLFFTDASKLSDQGCVGAAFLISNSDILAKFKLPPEASVFSGECLALLKALEYIFVHKLPKCVIFSDCLSAIQSIMLRPFKNFARSYLICQLKNKIFECHSAGLEIVFVWIPSHSGIVGNEKADIAAKEAVLDGDDSFFKIYSPDILNIPFEFMKKKWATRWTRAKKCFFSEIQPSIPSRPWFFKNRSLSKRHTSIIIRLRLGRVCSSEQLHSFKMKDSPICDCGTEVLPSLSFCSMFIFYPHAV; this is encoded by the exons ATGAAGCCTTCCCCAAACAGAGCTATCCAGGTTGAATGTGTGGATCCTCCGTTGGATTTAAGACGGCAACTTCTTGCAGACCGCTTTTTATTTGGTATCTCTGCACTATCTTCTCATCCTCTTCTCCCAAAACTGCGTCTTCTTCAATTATATGGGTCAAGCAAAGCATACTGGCGTAATAAAGATCAACCCAATTTGGTTAATAGTCTAGTGAAAATAGCAGCTCTTAAACCCCCTATTATGAAATCTTCTACTCTACCTATTTATTCTGTTCCTTTCGAGGCTCTTACGCATGTACCCAAAGTCGTAACTaatattggcatagataaaggGTCTCCTTCTGCTAATTCGACTTTCTCTAAGTTTGTTCACTCATACTATTCAGGTCATCGGCTCTTTTTTACTGATGCATCTAAATTATCGGATCAGGGTTGTGTAGGGGCAGCTTTTCTCATATCAAACTCGGATATCTTAGCAAAATTTAAACTTCCTCCTGAAGCGTCAGTATTTTCTGGTGAATGCTTGGCCCTCTTAAAAGCTCTAGAATATATCTTTGTCCATAAGTTGCCAAAATGCGTAATTTTTTCTGACTGTCTCAGTGCAATTCAGTCTATTATGTTACGCCCTTTCAAGAATTTCGCACGTAGCTATCTTATTTGTCaactaaaaaacaaaatttttgaaTGCCATTCTGCTGGCTTAGAGATAGTATTTGTTTGGATCCCTAGTCACTCGGGCATAGTAGGTAATGAGAAGGCGGACATAGCCGCCAAAGAAGCTGTTCTTGATGGGGATGACTccttttttaaaatatattcgcCTGATATCCTGAACATCCCCTTCGAGTTCATGAAGAAAAAATGGGCTACCCGATGGACCCGTGCTAAGAAATGCTTCTTTTCTGAAATTCAGCCATCTATCCCATCCCGTCCatggtttttcaaaaatagatcTCTTTCTAAAAGACACACTAGCATTATTATTAGACTCAGATTAGGTCGTGTTTGTTCGTCCGAGCAATTACATAGTTTTAAAATGAAAGATTCTCCTATATGCGACTGTGGTACTGAA GTATTACCCAGTCTATCTTTTTGCTCTATGTTTATTTTCTATCCTCATGCCGTGTGA